The proteins below come from a single Arthrobacter crystallopoietes genomic window:
- the nagA gene encoding N-acetylglucosamine-6-phosphate deacetylase produces the protein MSTVVHSARRITGGEIVAGAWVLLEGGRISAAGTGSWSATGAGQEVAGIREVDAAGAYLVPGFVDMHCHGGGGGSFDDGDTSRGPLTHLAYGTTSLLGSLVTNPLDRLEATLRRLVADAPGDGTLKGFHLEGPFLAASHCGAHNPSFLAPPTVEAVDRLVEAGGGLLRQVTIAPELDPCFAVIRRLVDHKVAVAVGHTDADYDTARAAFDAGASILTHAFNAMNGLHHRAPGPVAAAFDSPHVTLEVIPDGHHAHDSMLRMAFHAAPGRVALITDAMAAAGCGDGTYHLGSLPVEVNDGVARLPHGGPIAGSTLTMDAALRRAVAAGIPLPEAVAAATSVPARATGLDGDGAGSLGVRSAADLILLDRNLRPHRIWQAGEELPGTKGQGQQDQPSRI, from the coding sequence ATGAGCACCGTCGTCCATTCCGCCCGCCGCATCACCGGCGGGGAGATCGTCGCCGGCGCCTGGGTGCTCCTCGAGGGCGGCCGAATTTCCGCTGCCGGCACCGGCAGCTGGTCCGCAACCGGTGCCGGTCAGGAGGTTGCGGGGATTCGGGAGGTCGACGCCGCAGGCGCCTATCTGGTGCCGGGGTTCGTAGATATGCACTGCCATGGCGGCGGCGGTGGGTCATTTGACGACGGCGACACCTCCCGCGGCCCGCTCACGCACCTGGCGTACGGGACCACCAGTCTCCTCGGTTCGCTGGTCACCAATCCGCTCGACCGCCTGGAGGCCACGCTGCGCCGGCTGGTCGCGGACGCTCCGGGTGACGGGACGCTGAAGGGCTTCCACCTCGAGGGACCGTTCCTTGCCGCCAGCCACTGCGGCGCCCACAATCCAAGCTTCCTCGCGCCGCCCACGGTTGAAGCCGTGGACCGGCTCGTGGAGGCCGGCGGCGGCCTACTGCGGCAGGTGACCATCGCCCCGGAGCTGGACCCCTGTTTTGCTGTCATCCGGAGACTGGTCGACCACAAGGTGGCGGTCGCCGTGGGGCATACGGACGCGGACTATGACACGGCCCGCGCTGCTTTCGACGCCGGCGCCAGCATCCTCACCCATGCCTTCAACGCCATGAACGGCTTGCACCACCGCGCACCCGGCCCCGTGGCCGCGGCGTTCGATTCGCCCCACGTCACGCTTGAAGTGATCCCCGACGGGCACCATGCCCATGATTCGATGCTCCGGATGGCGTTTCACGCCGCCCCGGGCCGGGTTGCCCTGATCACCGACGCCATGGCGGCGGCGGGCTGCGGGGACGGCACCTACCATCTTGGTTCGCTTCCGGTTGAAGTGAACGACGGCGTTGCCAGGTTGCCCCACGGAGGCCCCATCGCCGGCAGCACGCTCACCATGGATGCAGCGCTCCGGCGTGCCGTCGCGGCAGGAATCCCGCTGCCGGAGGCCGTCGCCGCAGCCACCTCGGTGCCCGCCCGGGCCACCGGTCTTGACGGCGATGGCGCAGGAAGCCTTGGCGTAAGGTCGGCGGCAGATCTGATTCTGCTCGACCGGAACCTGCGGCCGCACCGGATTTGGCAGGCGGGAGAAGAGCTGCCGGGAACAAAGGGTCAGGGCCAGCAGGACCAACCATCCCGAATCTGA
- a CDS encoding glycosyltransferase family 87 protein, translated as MPRFRPARRRLPLRIVVPSRNDPLLRRFTELIGGPLGHRTAPGIVEPGFFKAERVLIVLTTLAALLSVLVKTPCRVAGWVLPDYFYMGCYSDWPVLFETRGLAEGMFPFLTPGGVFEYPVLMGLLAGVTALLVPGSGVSAERSLAYFDVNATLVAVVWIITVIATARMSHRRPWDAAMVALAPGIVVAGTINWDLWAAMLAALAMLSFARGRLVLAGVFIGLGTAMKIYPLLILGAVLLLAIRTGKYRPLVVTTAAAAGTWLAVNLPFMLADFAGWAFFLGFSRDREAGYSSIWYAYNTTVQGQGLPQLGPEFINRASLVLFLLACIGIALLVLSAPRRPRLASIVFLIVAALVLTNKVYSPQFVVWLIPLAALAYPRWRDFLVWQFVELLHWWAVWMYLGQFTSGGAPEHNIDGAYYVLAVLAHIAATAYIAYKVVRSILHPEHDPVRRLETDDPQGGPFDRSGDVLVLDGYAVHRWRSRIGSR; from the coding sequence ATGCCCCGGTTCCGCCCAGCGAGACGCAGATTGCCGCTGCGCATCGTGGTGCCCAGCCGCAACGATCCGCTGCTGCGCCGGTTCACCGAGCTGATCGGCGGCCCGCTGGGACACCGGACCGCCCCCGGGATTGTGGAGCCGGGCTTCTTCAAGGCGGAACGCGTGTTGATTGTGCTCACCACGCTGGCGGCGCTGCTCTCCGTGCTGGTCAAAACGCCCTGCCGCGTGGCCGGCTGGGTACTGCCGGACTACTTCTACATGGGCTGTTACTCGGACTGGCCCGTCCTGTTCGAAACCCGCGGGCTTGCGGAGGGCATGTTCCCGTTCCTGACCCCGGGCGGTGTCTTCGAGTACCCGGTGCTGATGGGATTGCTGGCGGGAGTGACGGCGCTGCTGGTTCCCGGCTCCGGGGTGTCGGCGGAACGCTCGCTGGCCTACTTCGATGTGAATGCGACGCTGGTCGCCGTGGTCTGGATCATCACCGTGATTGCGACCGCGAGGATGAGCCACCGCAGGCCGTGGGATGCCGCGATGGTGGCGCTGGCGCCCGGGATCGTGGTGGCCGGGACCATTAACTGGGATCTCTGGGCGGCCATGCTGGCGGCGCTCGCCATGCTGTCCTTCGCCCGCGGACGCCTGGTGCTGGCCGGCGTGTTCATCGGGCTGGGCACCGCCATGAAGATCTACCCGCTGCTGATCCTGGGCGCCGTGCTGCTGCTGGCCATCCGGACCGGGAAGTACCGCCCGCTGGTGGTCACTACCGCCGCCGCGGCGGGAACCTGGCTGGCCGTCAACCTGCCTTTCATGCTGGCGGACTTTGCCGGCTGGGCCTTCTTCCTGGGGTTCAGCCGCGACCGCGAGGCCGGCTACTCCTCGATCTGGTACGCCTACAACACCACGGTGCAGGGGCAAGGGCTGCCGCAGCTGGGGCCGGAGTTCATCAACAGGGCGTCCCTGGTGCTGTTCCTGCTTGCCTGTATCGGGATCGCGCTGCTGGTGTTGTCCGCCCCGCGGCGCCCGCGGCTGGCGTCCATCGTGTTCCTGATCGTGGCGGCCCTGGTGCTCACCAACAAGGTGTACTCCCCGCAATTCGTGGTGTGGCTGATTCCGCTGGCGGCGCTCGCCTACCCGCGCTGGCGGGACTTTCTCGTCTGGCAGTTCGTCGAACTTCTTCACTGGTGGGCCGTCTGGATGTACCTGGGGCAGTTCACCAGCGGCGGGGCGCCGGAGCACAATATCGACGGCGCCTACTATGTGCTGGCCGTCCTTGCGCATATAGCAGCGACGGCATACATCGCGTACAAGGTTGTCCGGTCCATCCTGCACCCCGAGCACGATCCGGTCCGCCGGCTGGAGACCGACGATCCGCAGGGCGGCCCCTTCGACCGTTCCGGCGACGTGCTGGTGCTGGACGGCTACGCTGTTCACAGATGGCGTTCACGGATCGGCAGCCGGTAG
- a CDS encoding acylneuraminate cytidylyltransferase: MSTTDPQEVLVVIPARGGSKGIPFKNLKPVSGRSLVARAVEAARSTPLVTDVVVSTDSADIRFEAERFGARVVERPADLSGDTATSESAVLHALDALDQEFGTRPVVTVLLQCTSPFIDPADLNEAVRKVLDGEADVAFSVAENHNFLWTKNDDGAVTAVGHSADFRPRRQDREPQYRETGAFYAMLTEGFTERRHRFFGRLDLQVVPAEHAIEVDSLEDLALVQAMAAPAEATAVDVDALVMDFDGVHTDDHAFVNSEGEEFVRVSRGDGMGIARLRRAGVPQLILSTETNQVVTARANKLGIDVVQDVRDKAEAVSEWMAVRGLDPERVAFVGNDVNDLPAMGKVGWPVAVADARSEVKAAARIVLSHNGGEGAVREICELVLAAHTAAATGSRNAIAEMTERAS; the protein is encoded by the coding sequence ATGAGCACCACCGATCCCCAAGAAGTTCTGGTTGTGATCCCTGCCCGCGGCGGTTCAAAAGGGATTCCGTTCAAGAACCTGAAGCCAGTTTCCGGCCGTTCCCTCGTGGCCCGCGCCGTGGAAGCCGCCCGCAGCACACCGCTGGTCACCGACGTCGTCGTCAGCACGGACTCCGCCGACATCCGGTTCGAGGCCGAGCGTTTCGGCGCCCGCGTTGTTGAACGTCCGGCCGATCTCTCCGGCGACACCGCCACCAGCGAATCCGCCGTCCTGCACGCCTTGGACGCCCTCGACCAGGAGTTCGGCACCCGCCCGGTCGTCACCGTACTGCTGCAGTGCACCTCCCCCTTCATCGATCCCGCCGACCTCAATGAAGCGGTCCGCAAGGTTCTCGACGGCGAGGCGGACGTGGCGTTTTCGGTTGCCGAGAACCACAACTTCCTCTGGACCAAAAACGACGACGGCGCCGTCACCGCCGTGGGCCACAGCGCGGACTTCCGTCCCCGCCGGCAGGACCGCGAGCCCCAGTACCGGGAGACCGGCGCGTTCTACGCCATGCTCACCGAGGGCTTCACCGAGCGCCGGCACCGTTTCTTCGGCCGGCTGGACCTGCAGGTGGTGCCCGCCGAGCATGCCATCGAGGTCGACTCGCTCGAAGATCTGGCGCTCGTCCAGGCGATGGCTGCCCCCGCCGAGGCCACCGCCGTTGACGTCGATGCCCTGGTGATGGATTTCGACGGCGTCCACACCGACGACCACGCCTTCGTCAACTCCGAAGGCGAAGAGTTCGTCCGCGTCAGCCGCGGCGACGGCATGGGCATTGCCCGCCTGCGCAGGGCCGGAGTGCCCCAACTGATCCTCTCCACCGAGACAAACCAGGTGGTGACCGCCCGGGCCAACAAGCTCGGCATCGACGTCGTCCAGGACGTCAGGGACAAAGCCGAAGCAGTCTCCGAATGGATGGCTGTGCGCGGACTTGATCCCGAACGCGTTGCCTTTGTCGGCAACGACGTCAACGACCTGCCCGCCATGGGCAAGGTCGGTTGGCCCGTGGCCGTGGCGGACGCCCGGTCAGAGGTCAAGGCGGCAGCGCGCATCGTGCTGTCGCACAACGGGGGTGAAGGGGCGGTCCGCGAAATTTGCGAACTCGTCCTCGCCGCCCACACGGCCGCCGCGACCGGCAGCCGGAACGCAATTGCAGAAATGACAGAAAGAGCCTCCTGA
- a CDS encoding ABC transporter ATP-binding protein has protein sequence MTAVLNLVNTTLEYPDGDATVTALDSVDLSARAGTITSLAGPSGSGKSSLLAVAATLIRPTSGVVLLDGVDTTALSARETAVLRRETIGIIFQQPNLLASLTAVEQLQIAEHLRGGSPKKSKARALELLDVVGLADSAGRRPHQLSGGQRQRVNIARALMGEPKLLLVDEPTAALDHERSEAIVRLLVRVTRDFKVATVMVTHDTEYIPLTDAVATMRDGRLTALEQVAV, from the coding sequence ATGACTGCAGTACTGAACCTCGTCAACACCACCCTCGAGTACCCGGACGGTGACGCCACGGTCACCGCCCTGGACAGCGTCGACCTGTCCGCCCGGGCCGGCACCATCACCTCGTTGGCCGGGCCGTCCGGCTCCGGCAAGTCATCCTTGCTCGCCGTCGCCGCCACACTGATCCGGCCGACGTCGGGAGTCGTCCTCCTCGACGGCGTCGACACCACGGCCCTCTCCGCGCGGGAAACGGCCGTCCTGAGGCGTGAAACCATCGGCATTATCTTCCAGCAGCCCAACCTGCTGGCATCGCTGACCGCCGTCGAGCAGTTGCAGATCGCGGAGCACCTGCGCGGCGGATCGCCGAAGAAGTCGAAGGCCCGGGCTCTCGAGCTGCTGGACGTGGTGGGCCTCGCCGATTCTGCAGGACGGCGGCCGCATCAGCTCTCCGGCGGGCAGCGCCAGCGGGTCAACATTGCCCGCGCCCTGATGGGTGAACCGAAGCTGTTGCTGGTGGACGAGCCGACGGCGGCGCTGGACCACGAACGCTCCGAGGCGATTGTCCGGCTGCTGGTCCGCGTTACCCGGGATTTCAAGGTGGCCACGGTGATGGTCACCCACGATACGGAGTACATCCCGCTGACCGACGCCGTCGCCACCATGCGCGACGGCCGGCTCACCGCACTGGAGCAAGTCGCCGTTTGA
- a CDS encoding ABC transporter permease: MFLALRDIRFAKGRFALMGTVVALITLLLVMLSGLTAGLGNQSISAIAGLAPAANTVAFGAPAGNEAKASYTESQISRDELDAWQQADGVEHAEAFGIAQTRFSAGRTTNVAVFGVEPGGRLAPAPVADGTVVLSQTIADDLGVAAGDPAEVGGRQLLVSAVVDDQWYSHTPVVWTSLAQWQKVAHINDGGAADGPIATAVAVQLADGDPAGPAAATGNESAGTVTTSVAGSFQALGSYKSENGSLLMMQGFLYGISALVIVAFLTVWTIQRTRDIAVLKAMGGSDGYLLRDALTQAAIVLVAGAAVGGSVGVLGGYVAAQAAPFLLTAASTVLPIAGIVLLGMAGAVVAVRRVTKVDPLTALGGN, encoded by the coding sequence GTGTTTTTGGCACTGCGGGACATCCGGTTCGCGAAGGGCCGGTTCGCCCTGATGGGAACCGTAGTGGCCCTCATTACCCTGCTGCTGGTCATGCTCTCCGGCCTCACGGCAGGCCTGGGCAACCAGTCCATCTCCGCCATCGCCGGGCTGGCTCCGGCGGCCAACACCGTGGCATTCGGCGCGCCGGCAGGAAACGAGGCGAAGGCTTCCTACACAGAGTCGCAGATCTCGCGCGACGAGCTTGACGCCTGGCAGCAGGCGGACGGAGTGGAGCATGCCGAGGCCTTCGGCATCGCCCAGACCCGCTTCTCCGCCGGCCGCACCACCAACGTGGCGGTTTTCGGCGTCGAGCCCGGCGGCCGGCTGGCCCCCGCCCCCGTGGCGGACGGGACGGTGGTCCTCAGCCAAACCATTGCGGACGACTTGGGCGTTGCCGCCGGTGATCCGGCGGAAGTGGGCGGTCGGCAGCTGCTGGTCTCCGCCGTCGTCGACGACCAGTGGTACTCCCACACGCCGGTGGTCTGGACCTCGCTGGCGCAGTGGCAGAAGGTAGCCCATATTAACGACGGCGGGGCCGCCGACGGCCCGATCGCCACCGCCGTTGCAGTGCAACTGGCGGACGGGGATCCTGCCGGACCCGCCGCGGCCACGGGAAACGAATCCGCCGGCACCGTGACCACTTCGGTCGCGGGCTCCTTCCAGGCACTGGGTTCCTACAAGAGCGAGAACGGCTCACTGCTGATGATGCAGGGCTTCCTCTACGGAATCTCGGCGCTGGTGATTGTCGCTTTCCTGACCGTCTGGACCATCCAGCGGACGCGCGACATTGCGGTGCTCAAGGCGATGGGCGGCTCGGACGGCTACCTGCTGCGTGACGCGCTGACCCAGGCCGCGATCGTCCTGGTTGCCGGTGCCGCCGTCGGTGGGAGCGTGGGTGTTCTGGGCGGCTACGTCGCTGCCCAGGCCGCACCTTTCCTGCTCACCGCGGCCAGCACCGTGCTGCCGATCGCCGGCATCGTGCTCCTGGGCATGGCCGGCGCCGTCGTCGCGGTCCGCCGCGTGACCAAGGTGGATCCGCTGACCGCCCTCGGCGGCAACTGA
- a CDS encoding response regulator gives MSGIRILLVDDHPVVRAGLRAMLSDFEGMTVAAEASDGAAALEELDRLATLGEPVDVVLMDLQMGAGVDGVTATTRIKANGDAGKAAPPVLILTTYDTDADILAAVEAGAAGYMLKDAPPEQIREAVLAAAAGRTALAPEVAARLMGRIRNPEPALSAREVQLVELLATGMPNKEIARKLFISEATVKTHLVHIYAKLGVENRTAAIAEAIKRRIVRSG, from the coding sequence GTGAGCGGGATCAGGATTCTGCTGGTCGATGACCATCCCGTGGTGCGCGCCGGCCTGCGCGCCATGCTCTCTGACTTCGAAGGCATGACCGTGGCGGCCGAGGCCTCGGACGGGGCTGCCGCGCTGGAGGAGCTCGACCGCTTGGCCACCCTCGGTGAGCCCGTCGATGTGGTGCTGATGGACCTGCAGATGGGCGCCGGCGTGGACGGGGTGACCGCGACGACGCGCATCAAGGCCAACGGCGACGCCGGAAAGGCCGCCCCGCCGGTCCTCATCCTGACCACGTACGATACCGACGCGGACATCCTCGCCGCCGTGGAGGCCGGAGCCGCCGGCTACATGCTCAAGGACGCCCCGCCGGAGCAGATCCGCGAAGCCGTCCTCGCCGCCGCGGCCGGCCGGACGGCGCTGGCCCCCGAAGTCGCGGCCCGCCTGATGGGCCGGATCCGCAACCCCGAGCCCGCGCTCAGCGCCCGCGAGGTCCAGCTGGTGGAACTTCTGGCCACCGGCATGCCGAACAAGGAGATTGCCCGCAAGCTCTTCATCTCCGAGGCCACCGTCAAGACCCATCTGGTGCATATTTACGCCAAGCTCGGCGTGGAGAACCGCACCGCCGCCATTGCCGAGGCCATCAAACGCCGTATTGTCCGTTCGGGCTGA
- a CDS encoding phytoene desaturase family protein: MAFTDRQPVVRQEGGAYMSLPDAAVVGAGPNGLAAAVILARAGLKVTVFEGGATPGGGARTTELMEPGHWHDVCSAVHPMAVAAPFFRDFGLAERVELITPDISYSHVIDGAKAAFAYRDLDRTAHALGVDGQAFRSLMEPLVTHSRNVLDLTMNQLLRLPRHPVSALRYGLRSLEQGSPAWNMRFKEYLAPALLSGVMAHTPGGLQRPVAAGAGLMLGSLAHAVGYPLPVGGSQAIVDELVRDLKNHGGKLVTGHRVNSLAELTDARTVLLDTSPQELVRLAGGRLPRGYAKSLISYRYGPGAGKVDFILSDPVPWANAKLARAGTIHLGGTREQVAASEKDIARGRHSEKPFVLVSQPSVFDATRAPAGRHVLWTYCHVPQGSTRDMTDVITAQLEAAAPGFSEVVVASHSMSAAEYEQYNPNYVGGDFGTGAVDITQLLARPVLGTKPWKTPLDGVYLCSAATPPGPGVHGMAGYHAARLALKEDFGLPMPALGP, from the coding sequence ATGGCGTTCACGGATCGGCAGCCGGTAGTCCGGCAGGAAGGCGGAGCGTACATGTCACTTCCCGATGCGGCCGTGGTGGGAGCCGGGCCGAACGGACTGGCGGCGGCGGTCATCCTCGCGCGGGCCGGGCTGAAGGTCACCGTCTTCGAGGGCGGTGCCACACCCGGCGGCGGTGCCCGCACGACCGAACTGATGGAACCCGGGCACTGGCATGATGTTTGCTCCGCGGTACACCCGATGGCGGTGGCGGCGCCGTTCTTCCGGGACTTCGGGCTGGCAGAGCGGGTCGAGCTCATTACCCCGGACATCTCCTATTCGCACGTCATCGACGGCGCGAAGGCCGCGTTTGCCTACCGGGACCTGGACCGCACCGCCCACGCACTGGGCGTCGATGGCCAGGCTTTCCGCTCGCTGATGGAGCCTCTGGTCACGCATTCCCGCAACGTGCTGGATCTGACCATGAACCAGCTGCTGCGGCTTCCCCGCCATCCGGTTTCGGCGCTGCGGTACGGGTTGCGTTCGCTGGAGCAGGGGAGTCCCGCCTGGAATATGCGCTTCAAGGAATACCTTGCGCCTGCACTGTTGTCCGGCGTCATGGCCCATACGCCCGGCGGCCTGCAGCGGCCGGTGGCTGCCGGAGCCGGCCTGATGCTCGGCTCGCTGGCGCACGCCGTGGGGTACCCGCTGCCCGTGGGTGGTTCGCAGGCCATCGTCGACGAACTGGTCCGCGACTTGAAGAACCACGGCGGCAAGCTGGTCACCGGCCACCGGGTGAATTCCCTCGCGGAGCTGACCGATGCCCGGACCGTGCTACTGGACACCTCGCCGCAGGAGCTGGTCCGGCTGGCCGGCGGACGGCTGCCGCGCGGCTATGCCAAGTCCTTGATCTCCTACCGGTACGGCCCAGGCGCCGGCAAGGTGGACTTTATTCTGTCCGATCCCGTTCCGTGGGCCAACGCCAAACTGGCCCGCGCCGGAACGATCCATCTCGGCGGAACCCGGGAACAGGTTGCGGCATCGGAGAAGGACATTGCCCGCGGACGGCACTCCGAAAAGCCCTTTGTCCTGGTCTCCCAGCCAAGCGTTTTCGATGCCACGCGGGCACCCGCCGGACGGCACGTCCTGTGGACCTACTGCCACGTGCCGCAAGGCTCCACCCGCGATATGACGGACGTGATCACCGCGCAGCTCGAGGCGGCCGCGCCCGGGTTTTCCGAAGTCGTTGTTGCCTCGCACAGTATGTCCGCTGCGGAATATGAGCAGTACAACCCGAACTATGTCGGCGGGGATTTCGGCACCGGCGCGGTGGACATCACGCAACTGCTGGCCCGGCCCGTGCTCGGCACCAAACCGTGGAAGACGCCGCTCGACGGGGTGTATCTGTGTTCGGCCGCAACGCCGCCTGGACCCGGCGTACATGGCATGGCCGGCTACCACGCCGCCCGGCTGGCGTTGAAGGAAGACTTCGGGCTCCCGATGCCCGCGCTGGGACCGTAG
- a CDS encoding sensor histidine kinase, with protein sequence MSVPTEPAPGPVQPSAGALVLRVLRIGLHTGFAGLLAFAVVLTLINAPHAPLSWLALLLGLLLAGVYLAGTIVEKRHSTTGTGPDPRRYGAAWLALVTVLWVALAAVSGNFVWLAFPLFFLHLHVLKTAHAVFAVAMLTGVVILSQWWHNGWLEPAMLIGPMVGAVFAVFMAMAYRALYLDGENQRRALAELRRTRAELAQSQHDAGVLAERARLAREIHDTLAQGLSSIVLVSRGAANALDAGDTTTAAERIRLAQSTASENLAEARSFIRGLSSPQLEPREDGASALADSLVRLCSATERQAAARGDQLRCRFNLDGDSVRLPAPYEVTLLRAAQASLANVLAHAKARTAVVTLGFLDEDVTLDIYDDGVGFDPSKYDGGGGFGLLTLRERVAALNGRLDLESAPGEGTVVAIRLPLRTGPGEERG encoded by the coding sequence ATGTCTGTCCCGACCGAGCCCGCGCCCGGACCCGTCCAGCCGTCGGCCGGTGCCTTGGTGCTGCGCGTGCTGCGGATCGGGCTGCACACCGGCTTCGCGGGTCTGCTCGCCTTCGCCGTGGTGCTGACACTGATCAACGCCCCGCACGCACCGCTGAGCTGGCTGGCCCTGCTGCTGGGACTCCTGCTGGCCGGGGTCTACCTCGCCGGAACGATCGTCGAGAAGCGGCACAGCACCACCGGGACCGGCCCGGATCCGCGCCGCTACGGGGCGGCCTGGCTGGCGCTGGTGACCGTCCTCTGGGTGGCGCTCGCGGCGGTCAGCGGCAACTTTGTCTGGCTGGCGTTCCCGCTCTTCTTTCTGCACCTGCACGTGCTCAAAACCGCGCACGCCGTGTTCGCCGTCGCCATGCTGACCGGCGTCGTGATCCTGTCCCAGTGGTGGCACAACGGCTGGTTGGAGCCGGCGATGCTGATCGGTCCGATGGTGGGGGCCGTGTTCGCCGTGTTCATGGCCATGGCCTACCGGGCCCTGTATCTCGATGGCGAGAACCAGCGCCGTGCGCTCGCCGAGCTGCGCCGGACCCGCGCCGAGCTGGCCCAATCCCAGCACGACGCCGGGGTGCTCGCCGAACGCGCCCGGCTCGCCCGCGAAATCCACGACACCCTCGCCCAAGGCCTGTCCAGCATTGTGCTCGTTTCGCGCGGTGCCGCTAATGCGCTGGATGCCGGCGACACCACGACGGCGGCCGAGCGCATCCGGCTGGCCCAGTCCACGGCCTCGGAAAACCTGGCCGAGGCGCGCAGCTTCATCCGCGGTTTGTCCTCCCCGCAACTGGAACCGCGCGAGGACGGCGCCAGCGCCCTGGCCGACAGCCTGGTCCGGCTGTGTTCGGCCACCGAGCGGCAGGCCGCGGCGCGCGGGGACCAGCTGCGCTGCCGTTTTAACCTCGACGGCGACAGCGTCCGGCTGCCCGCGCCGTATGAGGTCACGCTGCTCCGGGCGGCGCAAGCGAGCCTGGCGAACGTGCTGGCGCACGCGAAGGCGCGCACCGCCGTCGTCACTTTGGGGTTTCTGGACGAGGACGTGACACTGGATATTTACGACGACGGCGTGGGGTTTGATCCTTCAAAGTACGACGGCGGCGGTGGCTTTGGGCTGTTGACGCTGCGCGAACGGGTTGCCGCGCTGAACGGCCGGCTCGACCTGGAATCCGCGCCCGGTGAGGGAACGGTGGTGGCCATCCGGCTGCCGCTGCGGACCGGCCCGGGGGAGGAGCGGGGGTGA